ACGAGGGCAAGATCCTCAACTTCTACTCCTTCCTTTCGGCACGCTATGAGGTAAAGCGCGAGGAGTATAAAGGGATAAAGTTGGAGGTTCTTTACCATAAGGGGCATGAGTTCAACCTCGACAAGATGTTTAAATCGATGCGAATGAGCTTAGACTACTTCCAAGCAAACTTCAGCCCCTTCCAGCATAAGTATCTACGGATTGTGGAGTTTCCACGCTATGCAAGCTTTGCACAAAGTTTCCCCGCAACCATCCCGTATAGTGAGAATATTGGTTTCATTGCCGATTTGCGCGATTCTACTAATATCGATTACGTGTTTTACGTTACCGCACACGAAATTGCGCATCAGTGGTGGGCCCATCAAGTTTGTGGTGCCAACGTTCAAGGTGCCACGCTCATGAGCGAAGCCTTGGCTCAGTATTCCGCCTTAATGGTTATGGAGAAGGAGTATGGCAAAACCAAGATGCGCAAGTTCCTGAAGTATGAACTCGATAAATACCTCGGCTCGCGCAAGTATGAGAAGGAGAAGGAAAACCCACTATACCTCAACGAAAACCAAGGATACATTCACTATAATAAGGGTAGTGTAACCATGTATTCGTTGCGCGATTACATTGGAGAGGCAAACCTAAACAAGGCGTTAGCCAAGTTTACTGCCGACTGGGCATTCAAGGAGCCTCTATTCCCTGTTTCAACGCAGTTCCTACCCTACCTGAGCGAAGCTACACCCGACAGCCTTAAATATCTTATTAAGGATTTGTTCGAAACCATTACTCTTTACTCGAATAGGGCAAAAACGGCTACCGTAGAAACCCTAGCCAACGGCAAGTATAAGGTGGTGCTAACAGTGGAATCGCAAAAACTTCGTGCAGACTCTACCGGTGTAGAGCATGAGATTAAGTTTGCCGACTATATCGACATTGGCGTAATGGCTAAGGATGGTAAGGAGGACAAATTGCTCTACCTGCAAAAGCATAAGGTTATACCTGGCACCAATAGGTTTGAAATTATCGTAAACTCCAAACCCGAAATAGCCGGTATCGACCCTATGAATAAGCTCATCGACCGCGATAGCGACGACAATAGAGTTTCGGTGGAGAAGATATAACACCAATTCATCCTTAAATAAAACCGCCCGATGCATGCTGCATTGGGCGGTTTCATTTTTTATGTCAAAACAATTCCAGCTATACTCGTTAGGAACAATTCATTATACTAAAATGATTTTATCGATGTAATAGCTAATTTGCGACCAGTGCTTTTTATGCCCATAGTATATTGTTTAAAACCTACAGGTTATTTCTTACCCTTCTTCTTCCTACTTGCTTGCTGTATTTTCTTCAACGCTCGTTGCTGTTCCTTCGCTAAAGAAAGGTTTGAGCGGGCAGCATCTTTAATGCTCTCGGTTTGGTCAATATCACTATCATAAACTCGAGTATTTCGGCTACTCACAAAGCTATAGAACAACTCCATCCGCCTATTGATAGTGGCAAGGCCATTGGGTCCATAAACTGAAATCTCATTATCCAACTTATCGGCGAGCAGCTGCCACGAATAGTTGTTGCGCACCATCAAACCTAATGCTTCACGTTTATAACCATACAGTTGGTGAAGATGCTTGGCGATAGGCGTTGCTAAGGCAGAATAATGTTCATTATCTCCGCTCTTCTTTGCCATTCGTTCGTAATGGCGAAGGATTTTCTTCAGGGCCATTTCGGCAAGGGAAAAGCTTAGGCTCAACTCACCAAAAGATTGTGCCAAGTTCACCTTCACTTTGGTTTTCGCAACAAGGGCCGTATCGTAGCGGCTATATATAGCATTTAGGGTATCGCAATGGCGAAAGAACGCAAACTCATTCATGTCGTCGAGCGATTGCCTTATGGTGAGCACGCAAGTGGTGGCGCTATCGAGATGGGGAATAATCCCCTCGTTGGTTAAGGTATCGCCTCCCTGAATTACTACCAAATCCTTCAGCTTATTCTCTACAATAAACACTTGTTCTGTATAAATTGTAATACTCGCCGCTATTTGCATGCGCAAGTTGGCAAAAGTAGATGTGTCGCGCTTTGATGGAGGCTCAAAGGAATAGCTAACCCCCATAGCGTAACTCTTTCGGGCCGCCTCGGCCCCGTGCGTTGCTTTCGTTAACGATTTATCCATTCGAAGAAACCTTTTTTCCTCCCGAGGATACTTCCCGTTGGGTGTGCTTGGAATACGTCCCATAGCCCGCACCGTTCGGTTAGCATCGCGGTATATCTGCCCCTGCTGCTGACGTTTATCAGAATAAGTATCGCGCCGCAATGTTCTAAACGACTTTATATAATCCAACGATCGTTCGTAGTAGCGAATAGTAGTATCTACCAGAGGAATTTTCAAGGTATCAAAAATGCTTTCATCGACAACAGTTAACGTATTTGCTTGCCGTTGGTATTGATACGCAATATCGAAATGGTTGTAAGGATTATAGCGAATGCTGTTAACACCATCTACAAAACAGTTATTGTTCGTATTGCTAACCCTTGTTTGGTAGGACATATCCTCAAAATCGATGGGGCTATCCACAAGTGAAGAATCGAAGGCAAAGGTGCGATAGGGCACAGCCAATGGTAACAGCTGCCATTTGGAATCGAGTGGAAAGTGTGTATTAATGGCTTTCTCGGGCAAAATGGCAAAGTAATCGTTGGTGGGCTTTGGCACAAACTTTAGCTTAGTGCGTATTCCTTCCGACCCGGTGAGCGCAATACGAATCTTCGAAAAGGTGGAATACTCATAGTCCAAGAATCCACTCCCCCATGTAGCATCAATGATTAGATAAGTAGAATCGGCATAGCAGATGTTCCATGAATGATCGGCTTTGAGGAAATTCGTGCCCTTTACATAGCCAAACCCCTTGCTATAGCCGTTGATGAAATAAGACTCGACACCAATTCTGCGACACATCTCGCTGAAGAGTTCAGCGTATCCTTGGCAAAGTGCTTTTCGGCGATGAAGAACCTGCTCGGGAGTGTGATACTTATTACTGACCTTCTCATACTGCCCCACATCATAGGCAATATTCTGGGTTATCCATCCATAGATGGACTTTACTTGCGCTGTCTGGTTTTTAGAGGTATCAACAATAGAATAGGTAAGCTTAGCAATCCGATCCTGCGCAAATTGCGAGGCCGAAAACAGCAAAAACAGGGTTAAAAATGCTACTCGCTTCACCTAATCGTTGATTTGTTTGGGGATTCTCCCTTTTATAAGCCAAACTTAGCCAAAAGTTACGTGCAAACAAAATGAATAGAGCATGCCATCCGAATCAGATTTAAGCTATCACTCTTTTTCTATATCTTTGTAACCAAATAGCACACCATGAATGTTAAGACCCGAGAAGAAATTTATAGCGAGATGAGCGATGAGGATATCATTTTTATTGCTTATCAGCCCGAAGGAACAAAACTCGAGTATATTCCTATTATTCAAAAGGAATTAATCCGGCGTAATAAGCAGGAGGAGGCGCTTATACTTAGCGAATACATTATAGGCATAAAGCAAAAGCAAAACCTTGCCCAAATGTCGGATGATGAGCTAAGATCACACATAAACGAACGGATGGAGCAAGGGGAATCGCTCAATTCAATTCAGTTTGATATGAAAGAGAGCGGCATCAATATTTTCGATATTATTGCCGATGAAAACCAGAATAAAGATGATGCCTTCGATTACATTACCGATCTAAAGCTGCAAGGCCTCGATGAAGAGGAGATAGACGAGAAAGTTAAGCAAAACTACAACCTCAAGCAAGAAGAGGTAGAAGTGCTTCGATTGCAACTTATGCGTAGTGGCAAGCAAAGTAAAATAATTGGCTACACCATTGTAATTATCATGGGAGTGCTTACCCTATTTTCGCTGAGCCTAGGTGGTTCTGTTACTATTGGGGCAATCCTTATACTTGCCTTTGGTGTTTGGCGTATCTATACCGGTAATGAGAAGATGAAATAGATGACCCTACTTTGCCGGATGGTAGTGGATATGAACCTCCTTTATATATTCGTTGGCTTTGTAAAGCGCATTCTCTACTTGAGTGGCAATAGCGTCGCCTTCCCTTACCGAAATGGCGCCATCGAGTCCAATAATAAGATTGATTACCATGAAAGGGCCATGCATTGTAGCCTTAATCATTTCAATCTCCTTAACTTCGGGTATTCTAAGAATTATCCCCTTTAGCTGATCAGCTATCTTATCGTCGGGAGTAGTAAGCATTAGCTCCTGCGACGAGCTGTTTATTATGCTAATTCCTGTTCGAAGGATAATGAGCGCAACCAACGCACCCGCCAATGGATCCACCCAGTAGTAGCCAAACCTCCCCATCACGATTCCTATCACCGCCATCAAGGAAGAGATAATGTCGTTTCTATGATCGTAGGCAATGGCCATTACGGTGCTATTGTTTACCTTTTTGGCCACGCCAAACGATATCTTGGCCAGCACAATCTTTACCACCACCGAGATTAACGCAATGTAAAGCGTATATCCGCCCGTTGCCAAATTATCAGAATTACCGACAAAGTAATCGAAGGTCTTATTAATGGCATCCCACAGCACAGCAATTGCGGTGGTTATAATAAATGCACCAATAACTATAGTGGCAATGCTTTCGAATTGCTTATGGCCGTATGGATGCTCCTTATCGGCAGGCTTCTGCGACATGCCAATAAATATCTTAGCAAAGATATAGTAAACCACATCGGAGGTTGAGTTGATACCATCGGCCAAAAGGGCTGCGCTATGACCAAGTATACCTGCAGTTGTCTTTGCAATAGCCAATAGAAGATTGCTTACCAATCCGATATTGATAATCCAAGATATTTTTTTATTTCTTAAGCTATCTTCCATTCAATGTATCTCCCAATCGTATTGATGTTTTCTGCAAAACAAGTTTATGCTTTAAATAGGTTGCAAGCTATCTATGAGGTAAGGAAAAAACCACCGTTCAGATGAACAAACTGCAACAACAATCCGCCTGCACTATGATGATTGTGCGGATAGTTCGCATAACCGTTGCACAAGACCCATATTTCTACGCAAAGATAAAACATAAAAGTAGATGGATTGCGGTTCGGCATGCACTAATTATGGATCATCCACTCCCAACAAAAGGTGCGAATGAGTATAACATTTAAAATTATCTTTGCATACGCACAAATACTTATCCAACACCATAGAAAAGCGAATGGTTACCTCGCTATTTATCTTACTCATTATGATAGACGTTACCGATTTAATCATTGCGGTTGATTACATCCCTGCAATCGTCTGCATTTTGACAGCATCGGTGATGTTTTCATTCATATTACAGGAGAATAAAGCGAAGCTTATTGCGATAGGATTGCCTATAGACCTAAACACTAACAGATACAGAAACACACAGTAAACGAAAATCACTATGGAGTTTTTCACACTACTTGCTATTGCCATTGGCCTATCGTTCGACACCTTTGC
This portion of the Williamwhitmania taraxaci genome encodes:
- a CDS encoding transglutaminase domain-containing protein encodes the protein MKRVAFLTLFLLFSASQFAQDRIAKLTYSIVDTSKNQTAQVKSIYGWITQNIAYDVGQYEKVSNKYHTPEQVLHRRKALCQGYAELFSEMCRRIGVESYFINGYSKGFGYVKGTNFLKADHSWNICYADSTYLIIDATWGSGFLDYEYSTFSKIRIALTGSEGIRTKLKFVPKPTNDYFAILPEKAINTHFPLDSKWQLLPLAVPYRTFAFDSSLVDSPIDFEDMSYQTRVSNTNNNCFVDGVNSIRYNPYNHFDIAYQYQRQANTLTVVDESIFDTLKIPLVDTTIRYYERSLDYIKSFRTLRRDTYSDKRQQQGQIYRDANRTVRAMGRIPSTPNGKYPREEKRFLRMDKSLTKATHGAEAARKSYAMGVSYSFEPPSKRDTSTFANLRMQIAASITIYTEQVFIVENKLKDLVVIQGGDTLTNEGIIPHLDSATTCVLTIRQSLDDMNEFAFFRHCDTLNAIYSRYDTALVAKTKVKVNLAQSFGELSLSFSLAEMALKKILRHYERMAKKSGDNEHYSALATPIAKHLHQLYGYKREALGLMVRNNYSWQLLADKLDNEISVYGPNGLATINRRMELFYSFVSSRNTRVYDSDIDQTESIKDAARSNLSLAKEQQRALKKIQQASRKKKGKK
- a CDS encoding cation diffusion facilitator family transporter translates to MEDSLRNKKISWIINIGLVSNLLLAIAKTTAGILGHSAALLADGINSTSDVVYYIFAKIFIGMSQKPADKEHPYGHKQFESIATIVIGAFIITTAIAVLWDAINKTFDYFVGNSDNLATGGYTLYIALISVVVKIVLAKISFGVAKKVNNSTVMAIAYDHRNDIISSLMAVIGIVMGRFGYYWVDPLAGALVALIILRTGISIINSSSQELMLTTPDDKIADQLKGIILRIPEVKEIEMIKATMHGPFMVINLIIGLDGAISVREGDAIATQVENALYKANEYIKEVHIHYHPAK